The DNA sequence AACACATAACTAATCTTTAGCAAAagcagtgatgtcatgatgacgttatttattattaaagaaGTATCTGGAACCATCTGCCATCCTGAATGCACCATCTTGAATTAGTTAAATGTATTTAATTTTCCTTGAACTCGTATAAATCGAGGTTATCGTGATAGAAAAATTGATCTGTGTATAAAAGGGTAGTCAGGAATTAAAGAAAGATCAGCAAGTTTTGAAATTCCGCGAGAAATAAACACTGTTAAAAACTGAACCCAACACCTGCCATTTGGccattttaaattcatgtttttcCTAAATCAATCACTAAAAAGCCTGGATTACACTTATAGTTATCATAAATTTGATAAAGTATTGCTGAATTAGTGTAATACTGTATTTAATATGTTAAATTagaaataaatcatttttttaaagaaataagcaaattttgaaaaatctggCTGTCAAAGCTAGGTTGCCATAGCAATGTTAATGATGACGTACGACTCGAAAATGTTTCCTGATATCGCTAATGAGTAGTAGTAGTGGTTGCTCACAGCTTTCATATCTGAGCTTGTAGCTTAACTTTCGTTTCACGTTGCCTTTCAACTATGTGAGTGTTAATCAATTTGATGAAATCTGGACAAGCTATTCTATTTGTTAACAGAAGAGGCGATTGGGAAGAAGGTCCGCATTGAAGGTGCATGCGCGTATCATGTTGGCACGGATCTACGTAATAGAAACCAATACGtgaggaaggaaggaaggaagattCAAGGAAAACAGGGGGGCATGAACAATGACTGAACCCATCATCTCTCTTTATATCCGTGAGGACGATCTTGCAAAATTTTTAGGACCCCCTCGGTTGGTCCGGCCTGAAAAGCTCTTCTGCGACCTCCCGTCACAGCAGAGGTGTGCACTAGCAACAGATATAACCGGTAGGGGGTCAAGTCCCTTTCCAGGGGCCCATTAAGACCTGATTGGTTCCTGCCCGTTCTGATAAGTGAGTGGAAGGACGGTCGCGTATACTCACTCGTTTTTATGTTCAAGTCTCTCCTTTTCCTTTCTGTTTCTGCGACAGAGAGTGATGATGAGGATGACCGCCAGTAAAATTGCTACACATATCACCGCTAAGGCAATGGTCATGGCCACAGCTAAGTACGAATAAATGAAGGACAATGAGTGTAACGAAATTCTTCCAAACATGACTTAAGGAGTGGTCCTAGAACTACAAACAGCACCAGAAGTCCTAGCTGCCATAAGGCAGAGCTCTTTCAAGTAAATACTGCCCgccaaaggaaaacaaaattaaagtggCTTAAGCATGTGTTTGCTCTGTGGCACGTATTCGACTTAagtattcaccaaatcagtgaatagcaattttcgcgcgttttgattggctcacgtaactcggaatatccttggctattcactgttttgcgaccgcAGCCAAGATGGTGTCTCGTTTCGATACATTTTTGGAAGGcgaaatttgagcgataaatgaagcagtcgtagcaacaaataccaagaaagcgacgaactttggcttgtcgatgtttactggtaggtagaCAATTatattttcatgctgaatttgcaacaaactcgtaaaaatgcacttgacaaaatccccgaaatgtttgtaaattgtaattaaaGTTAATTGTAATTAAAGTTCCCTCTAAGTCACGTTTTTAATTTATAGAAAGTTTATTCAGTTGATTGGGCCACATGAGGTAATCATTTTAACACTACAATGGGAGCCGGTTACAATTGAAGTTTTTCGTATAGTCTTTATCATTTGGCTTAAGTGTTACAGCAGAGACCTAAATACTTTGTACCTCTACCAGATATAAACCAGTGGCGGATTCAGACCAtcagagggagggggggggggggggggggggcgggcggtctcaattttttttttttgtccttcgggcctcagtttgatctaaaaataaggggagcgaaccgctccccccccccctggcccctcccctggattcgCCAATGTAAACGGACAAATGTTACTTACAAAAACAACCAGCAGACCATGATGGCTGACTGCATTCTCTGGCTTGCTCCAAATCTACCTCACACTTTTCTGAAGGCGCTTGATTAATACACTGCCGGGTTCTTTTCTGGTCACCCTTACATTTGCTAGAACAAGCACTCCATGGGCCCCAAGAACTAACAAGTTGCTCAGCTGTTGAAAATAGTAACTGTACGCTAGGATTTTTCCATAATTCCTCATGCATGGTACTAAATTTTAAGGACGCTGCATGTAAGGGAGTCCAAGTTGGTCTGGGATTCTAGATTCTAGGCCACGGATTCCGGATTAATTCCGGATTCCATTACTTGATTTCGGATTCTTTCGGTCGGTGtaacttggattccggaatccaatcATTAGtggaattccggattccttgagctgtattccggatcaCACAAGCGAAAATCTCCTAGACTACGAGTGGTCCCCATTTTTcgtcagggatagtagagcgagggAAACGCGAGCGCTCGTGAAAATcatcccacgcgagaaaggcgagacgcagCGGTGAGAGAGAAAAAtagccgcgtgtcgcctttctcgcgtggggtgattttcacgcgcgctcgcgtttcgctcgctttatccctgaggaaaaatggggactactcgtagtctaaaaatcttccagattccggaatcagGGAATCCGGTACATGGGACGATTAAGAGAAGTTGCAAAAAAAACccgaaaaggaaaaatgaatcAACGACTTAGATCTTCCACCAGATTTTAGAAGACTTGGAACCAAGTTACGGAATAGTATCCTTCCTAAAATACGCGAATTTATACCTTAAGAAAAAGCTTTCAAAAATATGTTTACGACTTTATGTTATATATTTTGCAACCTGTAGACGTTTGCCTTGAAGCACCAATCatacgaaaatgaaaatataacgTTACCTATTAAATTGAATTTATATGACTACTGAAAACTAATTAGCATTCACATTGCACGCCTGTTATATATTACAGGCTCCCTGTGATAAATCACGTGACAAAACGTCCAACTCAATCCGTGATATAAAAGACTGTGAGAATGCTAAAAAGTTTCCCCACTCCGCTATCCTGGGGTTTGAAACTTCGTTTACTACTAATAACTCAGATTTGTCTTCTTTAGCCTTACCTTATCTAACATTATGCTCATTTGTCCCAACTGTCAAATTAATGTTTGGTGGTTAATAATTTATTGGTTTTGGTCAATTTTTTTGTGATACTGTAGTGTCAATTTTGACAATGATATGATATTATCTAGTCTCAAgtcgttaaaaaattaaaacagtttaaCGACTGCGTTTGGAAAAGATATCATTTTGCTGGTTTTGATGTCTTTTTCGACCCTTAAGTTTCAATTTAGTTCCCAAACATGTCTCTTAAAAGCAAAAACTCAGTTCTAGGTTTTGAGGCTTGGTTAACAGGTATTaattcaaaaagttaaaataaagtCATTCAGTCGAGTTTTACCTGTCCACCGAGACGGATTTCGATGAGCGTTACAGCAAAATGTAAAAATCTGCTAGATGTTCGTCAGACTAAACAAAGTAGTCATTTGCATTCCCAAACACATGTCTTCTAGCTTTTCGTCACAAAAGCCTACTCAGAGAAACACCGCCATCTTTGTATTTTCAACCCCATGCATGCTTTTctattttcactgttttgacctCAGAAGAAATACTTTGTTTCACAGTGGTTGGTATTAGTGTATACCCCGGAGCATGTGCAGTAAAAACTTTTCATGGTGGTGTACATATGACTGAAAGAAATGGAGAGTTAATGAACACTGCCCCTTAGTCTTTCAAAAGTATTGCAGCATTCCGGATTAGTACGTTATGTGGTCCGCTTATATATTAGAATTCAAacgttttctcttcttttgGGGTTCTCGGATCCGCATCAGAAAGATCACAGCGGTCGTTTAACTAGAACTTCATGGATGAAAGTACTGAGTGAATGCCTCAGTCCAATATTGAAATTCATTCAGAATGAGAAAATTCACTTACCAGTCGCCGGAGAAAGTACCACTGCTTGAAAACAAGAGAGCACAATGCTCTTAAGGTAAAACGGCATTCTGGTCCAAACCATATTTGTCTGAGTTACTTCTTCCCGGAACAACGTTAACAACCTCAGAAACTGAACACTTATCAGTTCGAGCTTCTAGTCCCCGGTAAATGAAGACGCTGTTCCTCGCTGTTCAAATAGATATAGCCAGACTTGTTTGAGTGGATAAATGCACATATAACCGGTAAATAAGTGTTTCAAAAATAATTAGCCTTAAACTTCAGTATTAGGGTACACTATCACATCGTGATCGAAGCAGTCGAGGGTAGCTCTTGAATCAGCAAGCGGCACTCAAGAAATAATTTACATATCTTGGCAAACTCTGCTTATTTAGAAATCGCTGCTTTCGTCATAACATTCGAAACAAGCGCTGCTTGAAGTTATTAGAACAAAGAAGGAATTTTAGCCCAGGGCTGATCAGTGTCTCGAAATAGAACTTCACAATGGCGTTTTTCAAGCATGGCTCAACTTCTTTGTAGTTCTAATATGGATCCTGAGATTTGTGGTTTCTAATTACTTCTGGTGCTTTCCATACACTTTGAAACTCAAATTCTGTTGTGGTTTACAGGTTTACAAGGTGTTGAATAAATTGCTTGTGGTCATGTAAATAAGCTTTTTCTTGTGGTATCGTAAACCATGGCAACAGAAAAGTATAATGCCTTGTATCACATAGGCTCGacttccgccgtctcccggttCCGGTCTTAGTTTCGTCCCCAGGACCTGTTGGTTCTTTTTAGCTGTGGAGACTGAGCCCGAAGAGCTAGTTTTTTTTGACAGATCGAAGGTAGACGTCGTCTGGATCGAAGGGTTGAGAAGAGTCTCGGAGCTTGAAGAACTAattcgaaatatttttttttaaatgatattACTTTGAAACCACGCACTGATGATTGCTAAAGGTCTTTGGATCCAATCTTATTAACTTCATAGACTAATAAAAACTAATTCACCACTAGTAGTGAGTTGAGCGTGGTtccgggggggactcccatgTAAAAGGGACGgagatgctcgtcggaaattttgaattaaacccctaaaggaggccaatctgggcgtggcccaaccttttttgGACCCCTAAAAAAGCTCATTTTAAAACGCagacaaataaaaaatacagcaaCGAATACTGTACCCATACGTTGTTttaaccctaaaagagaccttttatatcgctaaatatgatggcgttttgtcCAGAACGCCCTAAGTGAGAGCAAAATCcgaagcgagacgacgagctttcccgcccctttcatatgggagtgcCTTCCCTCCCCCCGCCCCGTCCCCGAGAGCGTGGTTTTCTTTGGAATATTTCATTAGCCTCACTGATACTTTAGATTTGTGACGTTTTTATTACCCTTCACGTGGGCAGCAGTAAGCGCGGTTTGGACAGAAATTAGACGAAATTCAGAGCTGGTAAATTCCTTTTGGTGATAGGCAGTCCCATAAACTGAAAACAGCCCTTGTATCAAAGATACTTTTAATAGAATGGAAGCACACTTTCCGTTTAGAACATTACAGCGGGGAAATTGAAAACAAGGCCACCTTTTCAGAGATTCCATTTGTTTCGCGAATTTTTCGCTTGACTCGGTGCGAGCCGAAAAGTCGCGTTCCATTCATTTTCCAAccgaattttttttacaaaaactttttGTGAATGGTTAATGTTAAACAACAATGAACGTCTAAAAAGGAGGATCGGTTTAACTAAGACCCACAATGGCTTTTGGTTTTACATGTGGGCTTTTTCATGGTGAGCTGTGGCGTGAGTGAAGCTTGGTTGACCTGTGGCCTACCCAAAATGCCACCGACAAACACCAAATAGAGGTTTCCGACCCAGATCCCATCTACTGCACATCCAGCCATGAGCTTTGAGACGATATTTTCGAGCAGTGCTCTTGAAAGGTTCTTTGATAATTTCGCCTTTTTCTAAACTTTGGGGCCTCGATAGGCCCAAAAAGGAATGAATGCTGCCAACAACGAAGGATGCTGACCTTCCTCAGGGGTCAGGCGTGCTCGAGAAAGACACAAACGTGGCGGATAACGGCGGACCGAGGAAAAAACGACGACTGAGTAGGAACGGAACGTGCATTACAGTGACAGGCGATCCACTTCAAAGTGAACTGAATTTTCACCCCCACAAGAAGCAGAAGACACTGTTCAACGTGGGTGAAGTTGAAAACGTGGCTTCCACAATGGCTGAACCGCAAAGAAAAGCGAATTTCTCGGCTTACGGAAATCACTTCCACGAGCGCTCTCCACTAGCCAACAACTCTGCTAAACCAGGCCAGGCCAAAAAGCTGGTGATAAAGAACTTCAAAGGTGGGAGTTTTTAGCTGTTTTGTTAGTCAGTGTAGTGATGATCACGAGAAATTGATGAAATTAGTGAAATTGTTTACTTCCTGTCAAACTGTTATACATGCATAAGAGTTCGTTCGCCCTGTGAAGATAACTTCGATTCTTCGTAAGAGCCTATGCACCAAAGAAGACAACAACAAATGCTTTGCGGCTTTAATAACTCCAAGAAATTCTCTGTTGCAAATCCCATTTACGATTGTTGTAAAATCGTATGGATAAATTTACGTTAGTAAAAGTGATTAACCTTGCAATCATGGTAAAGTTTGTCATCTTTCATTAAGGACCATTAAGCTTTACATTGAAATTGAAAGAGTTTATACGTACGGGTTGTAATGCTAGCCAAATAGCGTCGATTGCTGGTTATCAAGCTTACATATAGGCGAAAATACATTAGGCTTACATGAACGTGCCAATGTTCATGTTACGACTGTTCTTTGGTCTTCATCGTACAGAGCTTTTGTTCAAAATAGTCTTGCAATTGTACAAGTTTATATTTCAGGCTTTCGGTTGGTTGatgtttttgttgcttgttttatacaccacaaaaaaaataaacaaaagaatagcTAATCAATTGTTTCAATTTCTTGACATGTCGGTTTTAAAATGTTGCTTTTTCAGAATTCAATTCTCAAATTTTGCATAGGtgttaaaattttgaacaaaatattgaTCAATGAGGTTTTACACAAAGTAGAGTAAGCTTACTGGTCAGGCCTATTCCATTATATAGCAGGGTTTATCATTAAGAATTccagtagcaggagaaaggtgtaacattacaggagaatattttgaaagaggctccacaATAGTTATAGACTACCAAACGTTTGACGGAGAATTCTGCTtagtaaacagagaattctcAGATTCctgatgcctaatgaacaccctgatATAGGAACCGCCCTACCTgtccccccccccactcccacTTGATGAGATTTTCTTAAGGGGTTGCCTGTGAGATTTTTTGATGACACTCAGCCGGGTTTTTCTGAATGGTATTGTCATCCAAAATGTCTGTATGTCTGTTTGTGAAGGACAAAgacactgtacaaaaaaatcgAAATGGATGTCGGGAAGAGTTACATCATCAATACACATTTAAGGGTGGTGAATATTGTTTTTCTGGTGAAGAACATTGAGAGACCTTTTTTCTAAAGGGGACAAATGACACTGCCCAATTATTTTAAAGGTATAGTACTTAAAGCCATACATTGTACAGAACAAAAATAATGCTATTTTTTAGGGCtaataataaatgataattTCCTAACTGCTTAATCCCAGGAAAATGTTTCTGAAAATGTCAGGCAAAAATAACACCTCATCaatgggggaaggggtggggggggggggggctccatAGCTCCATGCTCCATGTTCTTTAAATCACGGCTTCgtcattatttttttgacaaGTGAAGCTTTTACTTCAGTTTCTTTGTCTAAGCAAGATAAGATTTCTTGTGTAGTTGCTACATACTTGTAGGGGATTATTACCTGCAAGAAGCCATTATTTGATGTTGTGTTACAGCCCTTTTCTTTTCTCGTTTTCCCTTcctatcgtttttttttctttaatttatgtCCTTCatcattaaaatgaatttgtttgCAATGGTGGCACATTGTATGCAAGTTAATCTTTAGCAAGTTCTGCCTTAGAGCCACAACTTTgtgtcaactctctcttaacggacacctgtataagatggacacctcgctaaaatggacacctagagttgggcCCTGCCTTTCTTTATCTGTTTTGTCAATTCTCTGTAAGATGGACATCTCTTTAAAAAGGGCACATAGTGATGGCCCCAAAAGTGCCTATCGAAGAGGGAGTTGAATGTAGAACTGATTTGCAGTTATtggtcttcttctttttcatttagcGAAGCCACATTTACCAGAGAATTTTAAGGAGGCTACATGGGAGAAACTAAAAGAAGCAGTCGAGGCGAtccataaaaagaaatttgtgATTTACAGCTCTGAAGAACTTTATAAGGCTGTTGAAAACATGTGCTCACACAAAATGGCTGCCACATTGTATGACTTGCTGAAAGCAGAGTGTGAAGCTCATGTCAAGTCCAATCTTCAGCAGTTTGTTTGATATCCTTTTTGAATTCATTACTGATTCAATAAGTTTTATTGAATGATAAGAGTGCCTCTagctttgtctgtttgttttccAAATACAGACCAAGTAACAACTATTAGAACTACATACATAAGTTAAAATTATGTTGTTGACATGCCAACACTATTATTTGCATGTACACCTTGTTTATGAGACAACAAAGGCAAATACATGACCTGCGCTTGAGAAACAAACCAAGATTTTTCTGTTAAGCTGGTATAAATATTGTAATTGAAGGAAAAGCATCTTGTCGAGAGTTAGGGGAAGCTAGGGTTGGTAGGTTGAGGGAGAGGAATCTCAGATCACTGATCCAGGTctggatcatcccaaaggaacacATCCCCAGGTTCTGGCTTTGTTTAAGACATGTGTTGTGACAAATGCCCTCTTCCTGCAAGAAACCAGTAGATGGTAATTGGGaaagggcatgatctcaggttATGGTGTGACCACTAAATTAAAGaacagtgtacatgtataataaaacTTCTCCTATGACAATTACATAGGGTTTCTTTTAAAGGGGACTTTGATTCTGCTTTAGTTTTTTGTTGATTCTATTCCAAGACTGTAAGctcttaacaaaacaaaactgtctCGACAAGTCTCGAGTCAAGTTCCATAGAAGAGTCCGAGTTCAACAATGTCACATGACATAAACACGTGATAACTGTCAGGACGTACATAATGTAAGGCAACTTGAAATGTCACTAACATTTCTTCCCCTCCCGAATTACAGGGAAGCTGAAATTCGAATACATTTTAACTGAAATACATTCTCAGCTCTAGATCATAGTTCTCCAAAGTGTTCTTGTTACCCATTAATCTGATTACAGTTCAGTGTCCCGAATCTCCAGTGGAGAGATTCTAGTTATTGGTTGCTGAAGGGTCTTGCCATTAACCCATACGTCCACTTCTCGCACAAGGTTGTCAGGGCTGGGGTACGTCTGCTTGATGTGCCCAACATTCCATTGTTCCCTCAGTGTACCTGGATCAATAACAACGACAACATCTCCAACCCGCAAATTGTCGTTACGAAAGTACCATTTCTGTCTTGATCCAATCTGTGGTAAGTATTCTTTCATCCATCAGTTCCACACATGTCTTGTGAGCTCTTGTAGTCTTCTCTAGCGCTTTCTGGGATTAAATGGCTTGGTGTTGACTCTCTCCGGTACAATATCACCACCTACCTGCCTGATCAGAAAGTGATTTGGAGTCAAGATGCAGTTGTTAGGGTCATCACTCACAGCTGTTAAAGGTCTCCAATTCAGCAGACTTTCTACCCCAATGAAGATTGTTTTCAACTCCTCATAATTAACTTCTGCATCACCGAGTACTGCAAAATAGCTTGCTTTGCTGACTTGATCATAGATTCAAAGACTCCACCAAAATGCGACGTTGCAGGTGGATTCCATTTCCTCCTCACTCCTTTATTGGATGTCATCCATTGTATCTTGTCTCGATTTATAGCAGAGACTAGGTCTCACAGTTCCCTCGATGTGCTTACAAAGTTCGTCCCATTGTCACTTAATATTTGCTGCGGCCATCCTCTTGGCGCAGTCATTCTGACAAAAGCGCTAAGAAATGCCTCAGTGTCCAAAGATGACGCCATCTCTAAGTGGCAACAGTGGGTCTtcaaacagagaaacaaacacaaatagtGCTTAGCTCGCACTCTTACATGTCTTTGTTTAGTTAAGAAAGGTCCTCCGAAGTCTACTGCACAGCTCTCAAAATGTCTGAAGGATTGCTGCAGTCTAATCTTTGGTAACGGTGCCACTTTCTGGTGAGCTGGCTTTGATCGAAATCGTCTCACGCACTCAAAACATTCTCTGATGACTCTTTTCACTTGTTCACGAACATGGACCACTAAGTATTTCTCCCGTACATGATTAATCATATAGTTAAGCTCCATATGATGACCCTCTAATTCATGGTAGTACTTAAGGATCAGTCCTGTGACTTGATTCCTCTTAGGCAGTTTGATTCAACACTTTACATCATATGGGAAATCGTCCGCATGCCGTAGTCTGGTGTTGGACCTCAAGATGCCATTAACTAATACTGGGTTAAACGGTGCCAATGTACTTCCTCTTAGGACTTCCTTGTTCCTTCTCAATGGCTCTATCTCTGCTGAGTACACTTTAGATTGAACCTCCGGAATGATAAATTTCTCAGCGTTTTGAAGCTCCAATGGCTTCAGTTCACCCTTCTCTCTTTGCTCAGCTGATTTCCGACAATTGTCTGTAAATTGGCGCACCCACGCTGTCACACGAACTAAAGACAACCCAatttctagactttcaaaaagtccttcgtcggatttcatatgACGCGGGACAAAGGACTTTTCATACTTGATTGGCGCCAATTTTACTCACCCAAAAGCGCGTCGGTGCGCTTGGACCCATCAGAGTAGCTCCCAAGGACCATTGGGGATAAAGCTGTCACTCACAAGTACTAAGCGCATTGAAACGTGACTTGCAGTTCAAATTCCAACATGGGGTCGATTGCAAAGTGGaaggtgttgacaggccaaacacgactcataagcttgTGATAGTGTGATACGTGACTTTATAGTTTTGCTCTAATGAGGATATCTCCCAGCGATTTTGCTCTTTTATATGAAATGATAGGACGCTtgttgtatatttctctcagtAGTGGTTGATCTTCAATTAAGTGCCATTTGCTCATTAAGATGTTTTTAAGGTTCTGCAAAACAGTGTGGTACGTGGTAACGAAAGGCAGAATTT is a window from the Porites lutea chromosome 10, jaPorLute2.1, whole genome shotgun sequence genome containing:
- the LOC140949897 gene encoding uncharacterized protein; its protein translation is MVWTRMPFYLKSIVLSCFQAVVLSPATAEQLVSSWGPWSACSSKCKGDQKRTRQCINQAPSEKCEVDLEQARECSQPSWSAGCFSVAMTIALAVICVAILLAVILIITLCRRNRKEKERLEHKNEDMSNIIERRYDDSVSMSSLARHVPSVGSFPEPLKEPEMIDLDNFAFDQESLNESIHEMAFTFGADEEYQPNAQNKQEDRKDGVSCGNATYAVVMKPKAKAKEDIVDVKL